A window from Chiroxiphia lanceolata isolate bChiLan1 chromosome 3, bChiLan1.pri, whole genome shotgun sequence encodes these proteins:
- the TDRD6 gene encoding tudor domain-containing protein 6 isoform X1 codes for MDAGLGSARPRRRRHLRVRAVGLRPDVAPSEALGAAGERKADYARLHREIQAAAGPRLAARPEPGGQAAGGVGLYPGELGLVELLGLWYRCCVVSCSAQGYRVFLLDEGYLVATSAYHLARGCPELFQLPPEVLGCVVANVMPSQGPEGTGCGDSPVSKWTVEAMEFLSFLHGKEVSGVVQEVMSPQLIVLELPQLVAQMQQLGLARRVSPVWFCQVLRRCLPFGHLKQQLWQQQPSTCSLGAFAVPRLLHVLLSYRPLSPALDYFYPQLQLGVTEPVLVTHVSDPHHIYCQLQCLSQEIRSLSDTMCHVYDRWEQDLLPKVGSPCAARGTDGQWYRALLLELITGEQDQQAALVIFVDYGRKETVTRANLRHLPAECFRMPVVTYVCALQGVSDGGCGWSSSQIDVLKALVQGRGVSARIKAFNSFEHLYYVTLYGESGVNLNHLFGSQACCLVSSCKQVRQTEARGQLGLEESSAGELELPSDAPPVLTHRDLGSADVPGVQLKTCVFYSAQVSYLRDPSEFWLQLNEHHQLFRQLRQCMWNFYSHATKLDGAGWDPHPGSLCCASGNEGGFYRAVVTRVLDGGVEIYLVDRGSTETVDRCAVKDLLPRFREVPALALKCCLAGVSPLRGAWSEASVSAFREIVLNKGLKVWFLSLKGDKYMVEIFDQTQLGEKRVSKLMAQGGYAEYQRCEISKTLQNLDEKAVTQASSLASSAEEKQINAEKRLREESALKSNDRAVDPDITVMVRESPVAAIHSSKSSESLPTQEYKGKGNLHVPLRQNYVEIKPGYSCGGHLEVGSTVSVILSYVENPSVFWCQLSRNSRDLELLMDEIQEHCKNSSQPHVWPNLVCLAQYSEDKKWYRALIVSEALRAEKVEVVYVDYGNREQVYLSNLRAIDERFLRLEAQAFRCSLYNLIQPNGQNPFAWEEEAINTFQQFVVNSSSELELKCTIFALASINRDLFNIVDLITPFQSACQFLTQRGVARPLFPQKHLASLVQLHSYYYSNHGIKIGSEEEVYITHIEDPWTFYCQLERCADTLAQLADNINHLSETMTSTGTLRTSGSLCLARYADSQWYRGVIMETQPKAKVFFVDFGNTETVEKDDLLPLPSDASDILLVPMQAIKCSISDVSSVSKEAATWFKEAVLERQLKAIVVAKDSDNTLLVELFDSNTQINTKLKELSLNNTRLCSHVESETRCSRNGDVNETAASPLNTGRPLESKKCGSEAQGGQGSKRHFKEDVNLFQPSSKGGLAAGLLQSDEMLSSKKDAILLSKAGEESLLSIQMDTLSDIKSGAEDRCVMLKNVSDLPQQKIVPALKTLVYVSYVNDPLDFYVQLGSDEVQLNSILESLNKGTPAKNPCGQFFQAGDLISAVYSEDNLWYRAAVKEKTSDNSIRVHYIDYGDTSVISVHQACRLPEDLSSIPAISIHCFLGGLKCKKNTDWAEKAVLYFTKRTSEILLSCEFVEKVEDKWEVILSDHQGIITVDLPNDLANTERSCSTEIIDKRENSDMITSCEPLPPQAPSEISCDCKSFIWKFPEAGQTLKIYITVVNGPEYFWCHSADTEHLSYIDKKIEEAEKLGLSSLNDGRISCIKSGHTCLAKYSQDGWFYRAQIISVKGNSVVVRHVDYGSQEAVGMEMVRQIPCELLRVPGQAFACCLSGFSPSEGSWLSEANQKFYNMTADLVLEAKVVETQKDKDSEVPLCVVKLEASGNSINEEMKPFWKANKGTGDSAFSSLDNLLKENRSSNSDMGLCLERETSAVCGLGQEGSALLCSEPFLGVTSGCLETAEANVSVGAASGNADDGYETAEHQNSFDKEVPLSEGDSDNSMLLEPMRCCSPHISGSEVTASEQELSEVLFGEDAELQAELTGSASAATLFLGNKPEELQQLPVLQAQPSSSDGTGMLVELDPLEMHYSYDDLKEFLLDLEALSAKSSFSEETKEALETKSLEVQTASGSETRETVLEQELLELPVCSEETGELAALNFLEILTLLNEKENLVPSVSDGKKSEQPILPDVQPSLGGNPKKLKVNLSGIHQAEDLLGDWMEADTPPLRLSSSGGRPEKQLDLKTHDKQSVVSAKFGHFLELVLPDVQPSQEDREEDLLELEHAVLQNSANSGSQLSFLTKDSVDQRPVFPVKSCDYKVKKRKGRQKQQDDCVEEWMKQDLTDSFKECGNTHGQSSGCKSGDEEEEKQNENLADCSAAHPEYPCNLKGFAVGSKCVVWTSLQWCEARILEISEKGTRVLNLSSGNEEIVAPENVWNGIPDSACRSSEALTSAAENFQSLPEESLLHEKQTGHSCDLVEDTRALQHC; via the exons GTGCTCGAGCTGCCCCAGCTCGTGGCCCAGATGCAGCAGCTGGGCTTGGCCAGGCGGGTCTCTCCTGTCTGGTTCTGCCAGGTGCTCAGGCGCTGCCTGCCTTTTGGCCACctaaagcagcagctctggcagcagcagccctcaACATGTTCCCTTGGAGCTTTTGCAGTGCCTCGGCTTCTCCACGTGCTGCTGTCATATCGGCCCCTGTCACCTGCCTTGGATTACTTCTACCCACAGCTTCAGCTGGGTGTGACAGAGCCCGTCCTAGTGACCCATGTCTCTGACCCACATCACATCTACTGCCAGTTGCAATGCCTGTCCCAGGAGATCCGTTCCCTTTCTGATACCATGTGCCATGTTTATGACCGGTGGGAGCAGGATTTATTGCCCAAGGTGGGCTCACCCTGTGCTGCCCGTGGCACGGATGGCCAGTGGTACCGTGCCCTTCTGCTGGAGCTTATTACAGGGGAGCAGGACCAGCAGGCAGCTCTCGTGATCTTTGTGGACTATGGCAGGAAGGAGACTGTGACCAGAGCTAACCTGCGCCATTTGCCTGCTGAGTGTTTTCGGATGCCTGTGGTGACTTATGTGTGTGCTCTTCAGGGTGTTTCTGATGGGGGCTGTGGCTGGTCCTCATCACAGATCGATGTGCTGAAAGCACTGGTGCAAGGCAGAGGAGTGAGTGCTCGCATCAAAGCCTTTAACTCCTTTGAGCATCTCTATTACGTGACCCTGTATGGGGAAAGCGGCGTCAACTTGAACCATCTTTTTGGGTCTCAGGCTTGCTGCCTGGTCAGCAGTTGTAAGCAGGTTAGACAAACTGAGGCTCGTGGACAGCTGGGATTAGAAGAATCCTCAGCTGGAGAATTGGAATTGCCATCAGATGCACCTCCTGTCTTAACACACAGAGATTTGGGCTCTGCTGATGTACCTGGTGTACAGCTGAAGACCTGTGTGTTCTACAGTGCACAGGTCTCCTACCTCCGAGATCCATCTGAGTTCTGGCTGCAGCTCAATGAGCACCACCAGCTTTTCAGGCAGCTGAGGCAGTGCATGTGGAATTTCTACTCCCATGCCACGAAGCTGGATGGTGCTGGGTGGGACCCACACCCTGGATCCCTTTGTTGTGCCAGTGGGAACGAGGGTGGCTTTTATCGAGCGGTGGTCACCAGGGTGCTGGATGGTGGGGTGGAAATATACCTGGTGGACAGGGGCAGTACGGAAACTGTGGATCGGTGTGCGGTGAAGGACCTGCTCCCTCGGTTCAGGGAAGTCCCTGCTCTAGCTCTGAAGTGTTGTTTGGCAGGTGTCTCCCCTCTGAGAGGGGCTTGGAGTGAAGCCTCTGTGTCTGCGTTCAGGGAGATTGTGCTGAACAAGGGACTGAAGGTTTGGTTTTTGAGTTTGAAGGGTGACAAATACATGGTTGAAATTTTTGACCAGACCCAGTTAGGAGAGAAAAGAGTAAGTAAACTCATGGCCCAGGGAGGTTATGCTGAATACCAGAGGTGTGAAATATCCAAGACTCTCCAGAATTTAGATGAAAAGGCTGTGACACAGGCCTCTTCCCTAGCAAGTagtgcagaggaaaaacaaataaatgcagagaagaGGCTCAGAGAAGAGTCTGCTCTAAAGAGCAATGATAGAGCAGTTGATCCTGACATCACTGTGATGGTCAGAGAGAGTCCTGTTGCAGCCATTCACAGTTCTAAAAGTAGTGAATCTCTTCCTACTCAGGAATATAAGGGCAAGGGAAACTTGCACGTGCCTTTGAGACAGAATTATGTGGAAATTAAGCCAGGTTATTCTTGTGGAGGCCACTTAGAAGTGGGAAGTACTGTTAGTGTTATTTTGTCATACGTTGAAAACCCTAGTGTTTTCTGGTGTCAGTTGAGTAGAAATAGCCGTGATCTTGAGTTACTAATGGATGAAATTCAGGAGCACTGTAAGAATTCATCCCAGCCACATGTTTGGCCAAATCTTGTGTGTTTAGCCCAGTACTCAGAGGATAAGAAATGGTACAGGGCTTTAATTGTTAGTGAAGCACTTCGTGCAGAAAAAGTAGAAGTCGTCTATGTTGACTATGGCAACAGAGAGCAGGTGTACCTGTCAAACCTCCGTGCAATTGATGAGCGATTCCTCAGGTTGGAGGCTCAGGCTTTCAGGTGCAGCCTTTATAACTTAATCCAACCCAATGGTCAGAATCCTTTtgcttgggaagaagaagcgATTAATACTTTTCAGCAGTTTGTTGTTAATTCGTCATCTGAACTTGAACTGAAGTGTACAATATTTGCCTTGGCTTCAATAAATAGGGACCTGTTTAACATCGTAGATTTAATAACACCTTTTCAGAGTGCTTGCCAGTTTCTGACTCAGAGAGGTGTAGCCAGACCTTTATTTCCTCAAAAGCATCTGGCATCCTTGGTTCAGCTTCATTCTTACTATTATTCTAATCATGGTATCAAAATTGGGAGTGAGGAAGAAGTTTATATTACACACATTGAGGATCCATGGACGTTTTATTGCCAGCTTGAAAGATGTGCAGATACCTTAGCACAGCTGGCTGATAACATCAATCACCTGAGTGAAACAATGACCAGCACAGGAACCTTGAGAACGTCTGGGAGCTTGTGCCTAGCAAGGTATGCTGACAGTCAGTGGTACAGGGGAGTAATTATGGAAACACAACCTAAGGCAAAAGTCTTCTTTGTGGATTTTGGGAACACAGAGACCGTAGAGAAAGACGATCTGCTTCCTTTACCCAGTGATGCTTCTGATATCCTACTTGTGCCAATGCAGGCCATAAAGTGTTCCATATCTGATGTATCTTCTGTTTCCAAAGAAGCTGCAACATGGTTTAAGGAAGCTGTCCTAGAAAGGCAATTAAAAGCAATAGTAGTAGCAAAGGACTCTGATAATACGCTGCTGGTTGAATTGTTTGATAGTAATACTCAAATTAATACAAAACTGAAGGAGCTAAGCCTAAACAACACAAGACTGTGTAGTCATGTAGAAAGTGAGACTCGGTGCTCTAGAAATGGAGATGTGAATGAGACTGCAGCGTCCCCTTTAAATACAGGGAGGCCTCTTGAAAGCAAAAAATGCGGATCTGAAGCTCAGGGAGGACAAGGGAGCAAAAGGCACTTCAAAGAAGATGTAAACCTTTTCCAGCCCTCTAGCAAGGGAGGTCTGGCAGCTGGATTACTACAATCTGATGAAATGCTTAGCAGTAAAAAGGATGCTATTTTGTTAAGTAAAGCAGGGGAGGAGTCTTTACTCTCTATCCAGATGGATACACTGTCAGATATTAAATCTGGTGCTGAAGACAGGTGTGTAATGCTTAAAAATGTGTCTGATCTACCACAACAGAAGATAGTGCCAGCTCTTAAAACATTAGTGTATGTGTCTTATGTCAATGATCCACTGGATTTTTATGTTCAATTAGGGAGTGATGAGGTTCAGCTTAACAGCATTTTGGAAAGTTTAAACAAGGGGACACCAGCGAAGAATCCTTGTGGACAATTTTTCCAAGCAGGAGATTTAATCAGTGCTGTTTATTCAGAAGACAACCTGTGGTACAGAGCTGCAGTAAAAGAGAAGACTTCTGACAATTCGATAAGGGTACACTATATTGATTATGGTGATACTTCAGTAATTAGTGTTCATCAAGCGTGCAGGCTCCCTGAGGACTTGTCATCTATTCCAGCAATAAGCATTCACTGCTTCCTAGGTGGACTTAAGtgcaaaaaaaatacagactggGCAGAGAAAGCAGTGCTTTACTTCACCAAGAGAACAAGTGAAATCCTTCTGTCATGTGAATTTGTAGAAAAGGTTGAGGATAAATGGGAAGTTATTCTCAGTGACCATCAAGGTATAATAACAGTGGATTTACCTAATGATCTTGCAAATACAGAGAGATCTTGTTCAACTGAGATAATTGATAAAAGAGAGAACAGTGACATGATAACTTCGTGTGAGCCTTTGCCTCCTCAGGCACCAAGTGAGATTTCCTGTGATTGTAAATCATTTATCTGGAAGTTTCCAGAGGCAGGTCAGACTTTAAAAATTTACATCACGGTAGTAAATGGCCCAGAATACTTCTGGTGTCATAGTGCTGATACTGAACACTTGAGCTACATTGACAAAAAAATAGAGGAAGCTGAAAAGCTTGGACTGAGCTCTTTGAACGATGGCAGAATATCTTGTATTAAAAGTGGTCATACTTGTCTAGCAAAATACAGTCAAGATGGATGGTTCTACAGAGCTCAGATCATCAGTGTAAAAGGTAACAGCGTAGTTGTTCGACATGTGGATTACGGAAGCCAGGAAGCTGTTGGCATGGAGATGGTCCGACAGATTCCATGTGAACTGCTCAGAGTACCTGGTCAGGCATTTGCTTGCTGTCTCTCAGGTTTCAGTCCTTCAGAGGGCTCATGGCTTAGTGAAGCAAATCAGAAGTTTTATAATATGACTGCAGACCTTGTATTAGAAGCTAAAGTAGTAGAAACTCAGAAAGATAAAGATTCTGAAGTTCCTCTCTGTGTTGTCAAGCTGGAAGCTTCTGGCAATAGTATTAATGAAGAGATGAAGCCCTTTTGGAAGGCTAATAAAGGAACTGGTGACAGTGCTTTCTCAAGTCTTGACAACCTCTTAAAGGAAAATAGAAGTTCAAACAGTGATATGGGTCTTTGTCTTGAAAGAGAAACTAGTGCTGTTTGTGGATTAGGTCAGGAAGGAAGTGCTTTACTTTGTTCTGAACCTTTCCTGGGTGTAACTTCTGGGTGCTTAGAAACTGCAGAAGCAAATGTATCAGTGGGAGCTGCCAGTGGGAACGCTGATGATGGATATGAAACAGCAGAGCATCAGAACAGTTTTGATAAAGAGGTACCTCTGTCTGAAGGTGATAGTGATAACAGTATGTTACTAGAACCAATGAGATGCTGCAGCCCTCATATTTCAGGGAGTGAAGTGACAGCTTCAGAACAAGAACTGTCTGAAGTACTGTTTGGAGAGGATGCTGAGCTGCAAGCAGAACTGACGGGCAGTGCTTCAGCAGCCACCCTCTTTCTAGGAAACAAACCAGAAGAGCTGCAGCAATTGCCagtgctccaggcacagccGTCTTCCAGCGATGGAACAGGGATGTTAGTAGAACTGGATCCATTAGAAATGCACTATTCGTATGATGATTTAAAAGAGTTCCTGCTGGATCTAGAGGCACTTTCAGCCAAGTCctccttcagtgaagaaacaaaggaagCCCTGGAAACAAAGTCACTTGAAGTGCAGACAGCATCAGGCAGTGAAACAAGAGAGACAGTGTTGGAACAGGAATTGCTGGAGCTGCCAGTTTGTAGTGAGGAGACAGGAGAGTTGGCAGCTCTGAACTTTCTTGAAATTTTAACATTActtaatgagaaagaaaacctggTGCCTTCAGTTAGTGATGGAAAGAAGTCAGAACAGCCGATTCTGCCTGATGTTCAGCCTTCTTTGGGAGGGAACCCAAAGAAACTGAAAGTGAATTTGTCTGGAATTCATCAGGCAGAAGATCTACTAGGTGATTGGATGGAAGCAGACACCCCTCCCCTAAGGCTGTCGTCATCTGGTGGGAGACCTGAGAAACAACTGGACCTGAAGACCCATGACAAGCAGTCAGTGGTAAGTGCCAAGTTTGGGCACTTTCTGGAACTGGTGCTGCCTGATGTTCAGCCTTCTCAGGAAGACAGGGAGGAGGACTTGTTAGAGCTGGAAcatgctgtgctgcagaatTCTGCAAATAGTGGAAGTCAACTTTCATTTCTCACGAAAGACTCAGTGGATCAGAGGCCTGTTTTCCCTGTAAAATCATGTGACTACAAAGTTAAGAAACGTAAGGGgaggcagaagcagcaagaTGACTGTGTGGAAGAGTGGATGAAACAAGACTTGACTGACTCATTTAAAGAGTGTGGAAATACGCATGGGCAGTCGTCAGGCTGTAAGTCTGgggatgaagaagaagaaaagcaaaacgAGAACTTGGCTGACTGCAGTGCAG CACACCCTGAATATCCTTGTAATCTGAAGGGCTTTGCTGTTGGTTCCAAATGTGTGGTGTGGACCTCTCTCCAGTGGTGTGAGGCTCGCATTTTGGAGATATCTGAAAAAGGTACTAGG GTCTTGAATCTCTCCAGTGGCAATGAGGAAATTGTGGCTCCTGAGAATGTCTGGAACGGTATTCCTGACTCGGCTTGCAGATCATCTGAG GCATTAACCTCTGCAGCAGAAAACTTCCAGTCCTTACCAGAGGAGTCCTTGCTTCATG AAAAGCAAACCGGCCACAGTTGTGATTTAGTTGAAGATACTCGTgccctccagcactgctga